One Streptomyces fagopyri DNA window includes the following coding sequences:
- a CDS encoding M24 family metallopeptidase has protein sequence MTTAVAGGPSAELRGFREVQRLAYACAEAVAAQLRPGVTEREAARMQRDWLRERGVRDWFHLPFAWFGDRTAFVNFRVPPQFFPTDRRLEPGMPFILDLAPVHRGFTADVGYSGSLGLNPLQDRLLDDLEAHRELILREVRERRPLREIYEDVDRLMVRQGYANRHRAYPFGVIAHKVDRVRQRPWSPRLFGFGARSLRGLASDALRGHREGWSPLWSPYRFSDHPPRPGLWAVEPHLGFRGTGAKFEEILVVTDSGDPRQSAFWLDDDLPHVRRWAEEK, from the coding sequence ATGACGACGGCAGTGGCGGGCGGTCCCTCGGCGGAGCTGCGGGGGTTCCGGGAGGTCCAGCGTCTCGCTTACGCCTGCGCGGAAGCGGTCGCCGCGCAGCTGAGGCCGGGCGTGACCGAGCGTGAGGCGGCGCGCATGCAGCGCGACTGGCTGCGCGAGCGCGGGGTGCGTGACTGGTTCCACCTGCCCTTCGCCTGGTTCGGTGACCGCACGGCGTTCGTGAACTTCCGTGTCCCGCCGCAGTTCTTCCCCACCGACCGGCGTCTGGAGCCGGGGATGCCGTTCATCCTCGACCTGGCCCCGGTCCACCGGGGCTTCACCGCGGACGTCGGATACTCCGGCTCGCTGGGTCTCAATCCCCTGCAGGACCGGCTGCTCGACGACCTGGAGGCGCACCGCGAGCTGATCCTGCGCGAGGTCCGCGAACGCAGACCGCTGCGCGAGATCTACGAGGACGTGGACCGGCTCATGGTCCGCCAGGGATACGCGAACCGGCACCGTGCCTACCCCTTCGGGGTGATCGCGCACAAGGTCGACCGGGTGAGGCAGCGCCCCTGGTCGCCCCGCCTGTTCGGATTCGGCGCGCGGTCCCTCCGGGGGCTGGCGTCCGACGCGCTCCGCGGACACCGCGAGGGCTGGTCACCGTTGTGGTCTCCGTACCGGTTCTCCGACCATCCGCCCCGGCCGGGGCTGTGGGCGGTCGAACCGCACCTCGGATTCCGGGGTACGGGCGCGAAGTTCGAGGAGATCCTGGTCGTCACCGACTCCGGGGATCCGCGGCAGAGCGCCTTCTGGCTGGACGACGATCTGCCGCACGTGCGGCGCTGGGCGGAGGAGAAGTGA